The region TCTTGACATGCCACACCTGCAAGGCGGGAGGGATTTTATATTAAAGGGAAAAGTGTTCACTACCACAGATTGAGACAGATTAATGAACAATATTAGAGAGAAATGTTtatactgaaaatgttttaggtcTTTTGGTTCAGCTCATGAAAAATGGGAGCCAAAAAAAATgggttgtgtttatgtttttcttcagtgaaTCCATACATTCTCaatgcatttattaaaatgcacaacagtcatgttatttttacatgtacAAATCTGTGACACACATAGGACATTATTGGTGTCTAATGTGAAATTTCAGATGCTCCTTTGACTCCCAGAATTGATATCCCTTTTGGTGATCTGAAGGAGGGCCAGTCTGTCACTATAACCTGCTCAGCTTCAACTCCGTGTCCACACTCACCTCCTAAACTCACCTGGAATCTCCAACAAGACTCTCTCAGACAAACAGAGAGAAACGCAGATGGAACCTTTACAACTAAAATCCAGAAGAACATCACTCTGTCGGACACACATGATGGATACAACATCAGATGTTCTTCCAGACATCCTGCGGCTGAAAAAAGCAACATAGCAAAGACAGAAGTGACTCTCAGTGTTTCATGTAAGTGATCCTGTCAGCAGGTCATAGTTCAGCTGTTTCTGACCAATAAAGTTCATGTGTGTCTCATTTTCCTCAGATGCTCCTAGAAACACCTCagcatccatcagtccatcagcTTTGGTGTCAGCAGGTAGCAGGGTGGAGCTGAACTGCTCCAGCAGAGCCAAACCTCCAcccagcttcacctggttcaggaaCAGCAAACAAGGAGTCACTAAAGTGTCTGTGGAGCAGGTTTACAGCTTCAGTGCTACTCCTACTGAAGAAGGAGACTATTACTGTGATTCCACAAATGAGCTTGGTAGTGAGAAATCGGAAAGCATCTGTATTGACATCGGCGGTAATGCTTATCTTTTTGTATAAGATCTTTTCTATTTATACACAGAGagagaatttagagaccaattatCAGTTGctctgattttagttttcataaatatgtttaagtaaTATGAACAtcgttcttttattctatgaactactgacatgtcaatgaaaaaacaagcaaagatttagtttttatttacaaaaataaagagaaatggtcaaaataagctcattatttgaggtctgaaaaaGCTGCATCTTTATTGTtctaatgcaaagaaaaaatttcatttacttttagaaacaataataccaatgtttttgttatgattTGATGTTGAGGTGGACCCAACGGCAGCAGGCAAAAATTTAGTTGTGAATATGTAATGAACAAATACTAGAGTACAACTTACTTAAGGAACATTCCAGAGAAGCacacagaaaatccaaaaactttcaaaaagttTATCCATCCCATCTCACAACTGTAGCATATCAAGATACCAGTTAGACAGAATGATTACTGCTCAGGTTTGCCTTAGGCAGGTCACATTGCAAGACCAGTTTGAAATGTGCTGTTTGCCTTTGAAAATTGGACCAACATGTAATTTCTGTTCAAAGCTGATGGATATTTTCATGAACTAGAACATGCTGTTGTATGGGCTGATCCAGAGCATCCCAAACATGTTCAATGGGTGACATGTTTGGTGAGTATGCTGGCCATGCACACACTGGGATGTTAAAAGAGTGAGTGAAAAAACAGGACAGTGGTTTTTTATTGTCTCCTGCCCATGGCTCTCCTGTGCACTAATCATTCTGTCTAATCAGGATCTTGACATGCCACACCTGCAAGGCGGGAGGGATTTTATATTAAAGGGAAAAGTGTTCACTACCACAGATTGAGACAGATTAATGAACAATATTAGAGAGAAATGTTtatactgaaaatgttttaggtcTTTTGGTTCAGCTCATGAAAAATGGGAGCCAAAAAAAATgggttgtgtttatgtttttcttcagtgaaTCCATACATTCTCaatgcatttattaaaatgcacaacagtcatgttatttttacatgtacAAATCTGTGACACACATAGGACATTATTGGTGTCTAATGTGAAATTTCAGATGCTCCTTTGACTCCCAGAATTGATATCCCTTTTGGTGATCTGAAGGAGGGCCAGTCTGTCACTATAACCTGCTCAGCTTCAACTCCGTGTCCACACTCACCTCCTAAACTCACCTGGAATCTCCAACAAGACTCTCTCAGACAAACAGAGAGAAACGCAGATGGAACCTTTACAACTAAAATCCAGAAGAACATCACTCTGTCGGACACACATGATGGATACAACATCAGATGTTCTTCCAGACATCCTGCGGCTGAAAAAAGCAACATAGCAAAGACAGAAGTGACTCTCAGTGTTTCATGTAAGTGATCCTGTCAGCAGGTCATGGTTCAGCTGTTTCTGACCAATAAAGTTCAtgtttgtctcattttcctCAGATGCTCCTAGAAACACCTCagcatccatcagtccatcagcTTTGGTGTCAGCAGGTAGCAGGGTGGAGCTGAACTGCTCCAGCAGAGCCAAACCTCCAcccagcttcacctggttcaggaaCAGCGGACGTGGATTCATTACAGTCGCTTCAGTGTTCAGTATGAGCTTCAATGCTGCTGAGCGAGGAGACTATTACTGTGAGGCCACAAATACGCTTGGTAGTGAGAAATCGAAACGCATCTGTCTTGACCTCATTGGTAAtgcttattgtttttttttttaataagatcATTTGATTTCTTCCagtttataattttatatatatatgtacatacagctctggaaaaacaattaagagaccacttaaaattatcagtttatctgattttactttttatagttatatgtttaagtaaaatgatccttgttcttttattttatgaaatactgaaaatatgTCGTTTATACAGAAAattgcagtgctttcagacctcatatagtgcaaagaaaacaaattcatattcatttagaaacaataatgctgatgttttaactgaaaaagagttcagaaatcaatagttggtctcttaattttttctgtaGATGTATATGTAACTGGTGTTATAAATATCAGAATCTTAAACAtgaaatgtgtgtatttatatgtatatatacatgtatattcGTGTGTGAGCATGTGTGTTTTCGGTCTTTGAGTTCAGCTCAGAAAATCGCAGcaagaaaatgttacatttataattttgttcAGTATATGTATATTTCCTATGCATATTTTTAACACACAACaatcatgttatttttacatgtacAAATCTGTGACACACATAGAACATTATTTGTGTCTGATGTGAAATTTCAGATGCTCCTTTGACTCCCAGAATTGATATCCCTTTTGGTGATCTGAAGGAGGGCCAGTCTGTCACTATAACCTGCTCAGCTTCAACTCCGTGTCCACTCTCACTTCCTGAACTCACCTGGAATCTCCAACAAGACTCTctcagacaaacagagaaaaacacagagggaaTCTTTACAACTAATATCCAGAAGAACATCACTCTGTCGGACACACATGATGGATACAACATCATATGTTCTTCCAGACATCCTGCAGCtgaaaaaagcaacacagcaaAGACAGAAGTGACTCTCAGTGTTTCATGTAAGTGATCCTGTCAGCAGGTCATGGTTCAGCTGTTTCTGACCAATAAAGTTCATGTGTGTCTCATTTTCCTCAGATGCTCCTAGAAACACCTCagcatccatcagtccatcagcTTTGGTGTCAGCAGGTAGCAGGGTGGAGCTGAACTGCTCCAGCAGAGCCAAACCTCCAcccagcttcacctggttcaggaaCAGCGGACGTGGATTCATTAAAGTAGCTTCAGTGTTCAGTATGAGCTTCAATGCTGCTGAGCGAGGAGACTATTACTGTGAGGCCACAAATAGGCTTGGTAGTGAGAAATCGAAACGCATCTGTCTTGACCTCATTGGTAAtgctgattgtttttatttataagatcatttcatttcttccagtttatatatacatatatatatatatatatatatatatatatatatatatatatatatatatatacacgtgcatacagctctggaaaaaaaattaagagaccacttaaaattatcagtttatctgattttactttttatagttatatgtttaagtaaaatgatccttgttcttttattttatgaaatactgaaaatatgTCGTTTATACAGAAAattgcagtgctttcagacctcatatagtgcaaagaaaacaaattcatattcatttagaaacaataatgctgatgttttaactgaaaaagagttcagaaatcaatagttggtctcttaattttttctgtaGATGTATATGTAACTGGTGTTATAAATATCAGAATCTTAAACAtgaaatgtgtgtatttatatgtatatatacatgtatattcGTGTGTGAGCATGTGTGTTTTCGGTCTTTGAGTTCAGCTCAGAAAATCGCAGcaagaaaatgttacatttataattttgttcAGTATATGTATATTTCCTATGCATATTTTTAACACACAACaatcatgttatttttacatgtacAAATCTGTGACACACATAGAACATTATTTGTGTCTGATGTGAAATTTCAGATGCTCCTTTGACTCCCAGAATTGATATCCCTTTTGGTGATCTGAAGGAGGGCCAGTCTGTCACTATAACCTGCTCAGCTTCAACTCCGTGTCCACTCTCACTTCCTGAACTCACCTGGAATCTCCAACAAGACTCTctcagacaaacagagaaaaacacagagggaaTCTTTACAACTAATATCCAGAAGAACATCACTCTGTCGGACACACATGATGGATACAACATCATATGTTCTTCCAGACATCCTGCAGCtgaaaaaagcaacacagcaaAGACAGAAGTGACTCTCAGTGTTTCATGTAAGTGATCCTGTCAGCAGGTCATGGTTCAGCTGTTTCTGACCAATAAAGTTCATGTGTGTCTCATTTTCCTCAGATGCTCCTAGAAACACCTCagcatccatcagtccatcagcTTTGGTGTCAGCAGGTAGCAGGGTGGAGCTGAACTGCTCCAGCAGAGCCAAACCTCCAcccagcttcacctggttcaggaaCAGCGGACGTGGATTCATTAAAGTAGCTTCAGTGTTCAGTATGAGCTTCAATGCTGCTGAGCGAGGAGACTATTACTGTGAGGCCACAAATACGCTTGGTAGTGAGAAATCGAAACGCATCTGTCTTGACCTCATTGGTAAtgcttattgtttttttttttaataagatcATTTGATTTCTTCCagtttataattttatatatatatgtacatacagctctggaaaaacaattaagagaccacttaaaattatcagtttatctgattttactttttatagttatatgtttaagtaaaatgatccttgttcttttattttatgaaatactgaaaatatgTCGTATATGCAGAAAATttagtgctttcagacctcatatagtgcaaagaaaacaagttcatattcatttagaaacaataatgctgatgttttaactcaagaaGATTTCAGGAATCAATAGTTGGTCTCTTAATATTTTCCATTGCTGTATATGTAACTGGTGTTATAAATATCAGCATCTTAAACATGAgatgtgtgtatttatatatatatatctatatatatgcgtgtgtgtgtgtgtgtgtggtataCATTACCTGGCCAAGATAAGAGTACAGTTGTGCCTTAGGCAGGCAGACAGATTAGTGAACAATATATGAGCGATATGgttatattgaaaatatttttggttttgagtTCAGCTCATAGAAAATGGgagcaataaaatgttacatttataattttgttcAGTATATGTATATTTCCAATGCATATTTTTAACACACAACaatcatgttatttttacatgcaCAAAACTGTGACACACGTAGAACATTATTTGTGTCTGATGTGAAATTTCAGATGCTCCTTTGACTCCCAGAATTGATATCCCTTTTGGTGATCTGAAGGAGGGCCAGTCTGTCACTATAACCTGCTCAGCTTCAACTCCGTGTCCACTCTCACTTCCTGAACTCACCTGGAACCTCCAACGAGACTCTctcagacaaacagagaaaaacacagagggaaTCTTTATAACTAATATCCAGAAGAACATCACTCTGTCGGACACACATGATGGATACAACATCAGATGTTCTTCCAGACATCCTGCGGCTGAAAAAAGCAACGCAGCAAAGACAGAAGTGACTCTCAATGTTCCATGTAAGTGATCCTGTCAGCAGGTCATGGTTCAGCTGTTTCTGACCAATAAAGTTCAtgtttgtctcattttcctCAGATGCTCCTAGAAACACCTCagcatccatcagtccatcagcTTTGGTGTCAGCAGGTAGCTGGGTGGAGCTGAACTGCTCCAGCAGAGCCAAACCTCCAcccagcttcacctggttcaggaaCAGCGGACGTGGATTCATTACAGTCGCTTCAGTGTTCAGTATGAGCTTCAATGCTGCTGAGCGAGGAGACTATTACTGTGAGGCCACAAATACGCTTGGTAGTGAGAAATCGAAACGCATCTGTCTTGACCTCATTGGTAAtgctgattgtttttatttataagatCATTTCATTACTtccaatttatatatatacgtaCATAGTACTCTGTAAAAcgttaagagaccacttaaaatgatccttgttcttttattttatgaaatactgCAAATATGTTGTATATGCAGAAAattgcagtgctttcagacaaTCAAAGTTAAACGTGGTCCAATGAAATATCAGTCTGTGACCTTTTTCTTGATGGTTACCTTTTTTTGGTCAGGCagtgtatatactgtatttatatgaacaaaaacatacacGAAACTGCACAGTTGTGCCTTAGGCAGGCAGACAGATTAGTGAACAATATATGAGCGATATGGttatattgaaaatgttttcggTCTTTGAGTTCAGCTCAGAAAATCGCAGcaagaaaatgttacatttataacTTTGTTCAGTATATGTATATTTCCAATGCATATTTTTAACACACAACaatcatgttatttttacatgcaCAAATCTGTGACACACATAGAACATTATTTGTGTCTGATGTGAAATTTCAGATGCTCCTTTGACTCCCAGAATTGATATCCCTTTTGGTGATCTGAAGGAGGGCCAGTCTGTCACTATAACCTGCTCAGCTTCAACTCCGTGTCCACTCTCACTTCCTGAACTCACCTGGAATCTCCAACAAGACTCTctcagacaaacagagaaaaacacagagggaaTCTTTACAACTAATATCCAGAAGAACATCACTCTGTCGGACACACATGATGGATACAACATCAGATGTTCTTCCAGACATCCTGCGGCTGAAAAAAGCAACGCAGCAAAGACAGAAGTGACTCTCAGTGTTTCATGTAAGTGATCCTGTCAGCAGGTCATGGTTCAGCTGTTTCTGACCAATAAAGTTCATGTGTGTCTCATTTTCCTCAGATGCTCCTAGAAACACCTCagcatccatcagtccatcagcTTTGGTGTCAGCAGGTAGCAGGGTGGAGCTGAACTGCTCCAGCAGAGCCAAACCTCCAcccagcttcacctggttcaggaaCAGCAAACAAGGAGTCACTAAAGTGTCTGTGGAGCAGGTTTACAGCTTCAGTGCTACTCCTACTGAAGAAGGAGACTATTACTGTGATTCCACAAATGAGCTTGGTAGTGAGAAATCGGAAAGCATCTGTATTGACATCGGCGGTAATGCTTATCTTTTTGTATAAGATCTTTTCTATTTATACACAGAGagagaatttagagaccaattatCAGTTGctctgattttagttttcataaatatgtttaagtaaTATGAACAtcgttcttttattctatgaactactgacatgtcaatgaaaaaacaagcaaagatttagtttttatttacaaaaataaagagaaatggtcaaaataagctcattatttgaggtctgaaaaaGCTGCATCTTTATTGTtctaatgcaaagaaaaaatttcatttacttttagaaacaataataccaatgtttttgttatgattTGATGTTGAGGTGGACCCAACGGCAGCAGGCAAAAATTTAGTTGTGAATATGTAATGAACAAATACTAGAGTACAACTTACTTAAGGAACATTCCAGAGAAGCacacagaaaatccaaaaactttcaaaaagttTATCCATCCCATCTCACAACTGTAGCATATCAAGATACCAGTTAGACAGAATGATTACTGCTCAGGTTTGCCTTAGGCAGGTCACATTGCAAGACCAGTTTGAAATGTGCTGTTTGCCTTTGAAAATTGGACCAACATGTAATTTCTGTTCAAAGCTGATGGATATTTTCATGAACTAGAACATGCTGTTGTATGGGCTGATCCAGAGCATCCCAAACATGTTCAATGGGTGACATGTTCGTGAGTATGCTGCCATGCacaaactgggatgttttcAGCTTACAGGAATTGTGCACTGATGCTTACAATGTGGGACGGTTCACTAGTATGCTGACATGAGGAAATGTTCGTGGATGAATCCCACATCAATAGGCCTCAGGATTGTTTCACGGTATCCCTGTGCATTCAAAACACCATCGATAAAGTGCACCTGTGTTCGATGTCCTTGACATTCGCCTACCCACACCACAAACCCGCTTCCACCATCTGTCACTCAATCCACAACGTTTACCTCAGCAAACCGTTCGCCCACACAATGAAACAAACGCTATCATCCGTCTGCCCTGAACTGTGAAAACTGGGATTCATCCATGAAGATCACATCTCTCCAACGTGCCAGACACCATCAAATGTGAACATTTGCCAATTCCAGTTGGCTAGAGCAATGAACTGCAGGTCGAGACCCAGATGAGCACAACAAGCATGCAGATGATCCTGAGGCGGTTTCTGACTCTTTGTGCAGGAGGTCTTTGTTTGTGCAAACTAATTGTTTCAGCAGTTGCCCGGATAGCTGGTCTCAGACAATCTTGGCGGTGAACATGTTGGATGTGGAGTTGCTGGGCTGATGTGGTTACACATGCTCTGTGATTGTGAGGCTGGTAAGATGTATTGCCAAATTATCTGAAACACCTTTGTAAATGGCGCATGGCAGAGGAATGAACATTCAATTCACAGACAACAGCTCTGGTCGACATAGCTGCAGTCAGCATGCCAATTGCTCGCCCCCTCAAAACTTGTGTGGTCTTTGGCATTGTGCTGAGtgacaaaacattacatttcagaTTGGTGTTTTATTGTGGCCTGCCCATGGCATTCCTGTGCAGTAATCATTCTGTCTAATCGGGATCTTGACATGCCACACTCGCAAAGTGGGAGGGATTTTGTAATCAAATGAAATCTATCGCAGATTTGGACAGATTAGTGAACAATATTTGagagaaatgtttatattgagAATGTTTTAGGACTTTGAGTTCAGCTCATGGAAAATGGGAGCAAACACAAAAgtgttacatttatattttggttcAGTGTGTATATATGTCCTATGAAGTCATTAAACAcacaacagtcatgtttttccAAATGCATACATTTGTGTCACACACAGGACATCAATTAAATGTGTGTCTAATGTGAAATTTCAGATGCTCCTTTGACTCCCAGAATTAGTATCTCTACTTGTAATCTGAGGGAGGGCCAGTCTATCACTGTAACCTGCTCAGCTTCAACTCTCTGTCCACACTCACTTCCTGAACTCACCTGGAATCTCCAACAAGACTCTCTCAGACAAACAGAGAGAAACGCAGATGGAACCTTTACAACTAAAATCCAGGAGAACATCACTCTGTCAGACACACATGATGGATACAACATCAAATGTTTCACCGGACATCCTGCGGCTAGAAAAAGCAACGCAGCAAAGACAGAAGTGGCTCTCAGTGTTTCATGTAAGTGCTCCTgtcagcaggtcaaagttcagcagTTTCTGACCAATAAAGTTCATGTGTCTCTCATTTTCATCAGATGCTCCTAAAAACACGTCagcatccatcagtccatcagAAGGTCACTATGTGGAGCTGAACTGCTCCAGCAGAGCCAAACCTCCACCCAAAATCACCTGGTTCAAGAAAGGCCCGGAAAGAACCACTGAAGTAGCTACAGGCAACTTTCACAAGGTTAAATTCACTGATGGCGATCAATACTACTGTGTAGCTGAAAATAAGGTGGGAAAACAGAAATCATCACCGATCAATCTCACAGTAAAAGGTAAATTCTgcttcctcttttgttttccttttcaaaatccTCAAAGATATTGAGATAATAACATTTTCAAGCAGAATAAAAAGTTAAGTtaggaaagaaactgaaattattgttttaagacTTTGTGATTTCGTCAATATCCTAAGAACTTGTTATTCTGGGTacatttcatcatgttattTCATTGTATTAATAAAGAACCATTGCATCAGTTCAAATTATATttcataacataaaatattatgagAACATCTGTTAagattttgctaattttgttgttttttttgtttgtttgggttttttttttcaaaaagttgcaaTAAATGTAAGATAACAATGTTTAAAGCCAAGATATTTTCCATTCGGTGAAAACTGagcttgttttcttgttaaagGTACAAACGGACTTGGAGCCTGGATTCTTGCAATAATAGGGGCCGTGGGAATGGTACTTCTTGGCAGTACAATCTTCATCCTTGACACGTAAGACACTTTTGTCTTCTAAGTAGTTACAATTCAGCTGCAGAGCTGCTGGTCTCGGTTACATTTTGGTGTTTGACGTTTACTTTCAAtctctcctgtttgttttttttctttcagctggttCATTCACTCCTAATCCAGTCAAGCTCATGAGTTGTGCTTGTGTAAAgcactaaaataaaatgctgcaacCCGCTACAACTCTCTCAGCCACTGATTGGTGTATGAAATAGTTTCTGCCTCTttgtaaaaacctaaaaaaatatatttaattatcaatcaatcaatcaataagtTTATTCACTCAACAAATCACGCTTCATCACCAATGTACAAAATCATTGTCTTGTAACAATTTATCTACATGAGTGAAAgggagcaggaagaagaaaaaccttaTAACAACCTGCCCGTTTttatataattacaaaataaatcttgtttttatggCCGAATATATAAAATTAAGAATACAACTTACAAACAATTTATCATTCTCCTCATTGTTAACTCAGAAGTGTATAAGACTTAatccttttatttcttataaagtattttgaattggTTTAAAGTAGGACATTTTTTGAAGTCCTCATCCAACCTTTTCCATAATTTGACTCCATGCACCGaaatacacatttcttttaaagtacTCCGCACAA is a window of Xiphophorus maculatus strain JP 163 A chromosome 21, X_maculatus-5.0-male, whole genome shotgun sequence DNA encoding:
- the LOC106700315 gene encoding hemicentin-1-like, with amino-acid sequence MDLRRTEKAAVLLVVPVREMKKLCHLSNRILIVSILLIVFFLPGAFAHCGGVLNQHMYTPSEIEALIGSCVEIPCKFGTLKGFDNSKPTYGIWMKHMPVYDVGASEIIFNSSGSINTHQMEMIGDLRRKNCSTRIPDVKADLTDKYFLRIENGEAKATFCEDSFKLTVIDSPWTPSIVVFGSDLKENQSVTLTCSVYTPCLPSPPELTWNLKKHSLGQILKKTDGTFTTKLQETITLSDKHDGYNISCTARYPVKGGFKQSESVRTLSVSYAPKDTSATTSPSYLVSKGSRVALSCSSRGNPPITSYTWFKHRKRGDIKLSVAPVYSFFATERANYYCEAKNMLGSEKSKTICIDIIDAPLTPRIDIPFGDLKEGQSVTITCSASTPCPHSPPKLTWNLQQDSLRQTERNADGTFTTKIQKNITLSDTHDGYNIRCSSRHPAAEKSNIAKTEVTLSVSYAPRNTSASISPSALVSAGSRVELNCSSRAKPPPSFTWFRNSKQGVTKVSVEQVYSFSATPTEEGDYYCDSTNELGSEKSESICIDIGDAPLTPRIDIPFGDLKEGQSVTITCSASTPCPHSPPKLTWNLQQDSLRQTERNADGTFTTKIQKNITLSDTHDGYNIRCSSRHPAAEKSNIAKTEVTLSVSYAPRNTSASISPSALVSAGSRVELNCSSRAKPPPSFTWFRNSGRGFITVASVFSMSFNAAERGDYYCEATNTLGSEKSKRICLDLIDAPLTPRIDIPFGDLKEGQSVTITCSASTPCPLSLPELTWNLQQDSLRQTEKNTEGIFTTNIQKNITLSDTHDGYNIICSSRHPAAEKSNTAKTEVTLSVSYAPRNTSASISPSALVSAGSRVELNCSSRAKPPPSFTWFRNSGRGFIKVASVFSMSFNAAERGDYYCEATNRLGSEKSKRICLDLIDAPLTPRIDIPFGDLKEGQSVTITCSASTPCPLSLPELTWNLQQDSLRQTEKNTEGIFTTNIQKNITLSDTHDGYNIICSSRHPAAEKSNTAKTEVTLSVSYAPRNTSASISPSALVSAGSRVELNCSSRAKPPPSFTWFRNSGRGFIKVASVFSMSFNAAERGDYYCEATNTLGSEKSKRICLDLIDAPLTPRIDIPFGDLKEGQSVTITCSASTPCPLSLPELTWNLQRDSLRQTEKNTEGIFITNIQKNITLSDTHDGYNIRCSSRHPAAEKSNAAKTEVTLNVPYAPRNTSASISPSALVSAGSWVELNCSSRAKPPPSFTWFRNSGRGFITVASVFSMSFNAAERGDYYCEATNTLGSEKSKRICLDLIDAPLTPRIDIPFGDLKEGQSVTITCSASTPCPLSLPELTWNLQQDSLRQTEKNTEGIFTTNIQKNITLSDTHDGYNIRCSSRHPAAEKSNAAKTEVTLSVSYAPRNTSASISPSALVSAGSRVELNCSSRAKPPPSFTWFRNSKQGVTKVSVEQVYSFSATPTEEGDYYCDSTNELGSEKSESICIDIGDAPLTPRISISTCNLREGQSITVTCSASTLCPHSLPELTWNLQQDSLRQTERNADGTFTTKIQENITLSDTHDGYNIKCFTGHPAARKSNAAKTEVALSVSYAPKNTSASISPSEGHYVELNCSSRAKPPPKITWFKKGPERTTEVATGNFHKVKFTDGDQYYCVAENKVGKQKSSPINLTVKGTNGLGAWILAIIGAVGMVLLGSTIFILDTWFIHS